One Actinospica robiniae DSM 44927 genomic region harbors:
- the galU gene encoding UTP--glucose-1-phosphate uridylyltransferase GalU produces MPIRKAVIPAAGLGTRFLPATKATPKEMLPVIDKPAIQYVVEEAAGAGLDDVLMITGRNKRPVEDHFDRAYELESALEAKGDQARLDSVRASAELAKVHYVRQGDPKGLGHAILCAAPHVGGEAFAVLLGDDLIDPRDPLLTRMIEVREQHGGSVVALIAVDPDQIHLYGCAAVTPVEGESDLLVISDLVEKPETAAAPSNLAVIGRYVLDPAVFDILRETPPGRGGEIQLTDALRVMAADPGIGGPVHGVLFTGRRYDTGDRSDYLRTIVKLACERDDLGPGFRDWLEGYVSKGFSD; encoded by the coding sequence ATGCCGATCCGTAAAGCCGTGATTCCCGCCGCAGGTCTGGGTACGCGGTTTCTGCCCGCCACCAAGGCGACGCCAAAGGAAATGCTGCCGGTCATCGACAAGCCGGCGATCCAGTACGTGGTCGAGGAGGCCGCCGGCGCGGGCCTCGACGACGTGCTGATGATCACCGGACGCAACAAGCGGCCGGTCGAGGACCACTTCGACCGCGCCTACGAGCTCGAGAGCGCCCTCGAGGCCAAGGGCGACCAGGCCAGGCTCGACTCCGTGCGCGCGTCGGCCGAGCTGGCCAAGGTCCACTACGTGCGCCAGGGCGACCCGAAGGGCCTCGGCCACGCGATCCTGTGCGCCGCGCCGCACGTCGGCGGCGAGGCCTTCGCCGTCCTGCTCGGCGACGACCTGATCGACCCGCGTGACCCGCTGCTCACCCGCATGATCGAGGTGCGCGAGCAGCACGGCGGCTCGGTGGTCGCGCTGATAGCGGTCGATCCGGATCAGATCCACCTCTACGGCTGCGCCGCGGTGACCCCGGTCGAAGGGGAATCCGACCTCTTGGTCATCAGCGACCTGGTCGAGAAGCCCGAGACCGCCGCCGCGCCGTCCAACCTGGCCGTGATCGGCCGGTACGTGCTCGACCCCGCCGTCTTCGACATCCTGCGCGAGACCCCGCCAGGCCGCGGCGGTGAGATCCAGCTCACCGACGCGCTGCGGGTGATGGCCGCCGACCCCGGGATCGGCGGGCCGGTGCACGGCGTGCTGTTCACCGGCCGCCGCTACGACACCGGCGACCGCTCGGACTACCTGCGCACCATCGTCAAGCTGGCCTGCGAGCGGGACGACCTCGGCCCCGGCTTCCGGGACTGGCTGGAGGGCTACGTGTCCAAGGGTTTCTCCGATTGA
- the glp gene encoding gephyrin-like molybdotransferase Glp, which yields MRSVEEHLSVILARLRPLPPFEQHLLDAHGHFLAEDITAERDLPAFDNSAMDGYAVRLVDVLGASEQNPVILSVEQELPAGIAPSETEVEPGTCARIMTGAPVPPGADAIVPVEWTDAGAVGDGSVRVSRAPGIGQHIRTVGEDVRADQVVLTAGTYLGSRQIGLLAAIGRDLVAVRPAPRVVVLSTGAELVEPGAEAAPGQIHDSNSYTLATAAKETGAEVYRVGMVPDDGKALLDAIEDQLIRADLVITSGGVSMGAYEVVKETLSRLGTVEFVKVAMQPGMPQGFGVIGPDETPIFTLPGNPVSAFVSFEIFVKPALRALQGLGPHEDETQTAVAAESFDSPEGRRQFLRGRLVRSTDNGEHAVTRVGLASGSGSHLMGGLAHADCLIVVPEQVTRVEQGEQISILKLESV from the coding sequence ATGAGGAGCGTCGAAGAGCATCTGTCCGTGATCCTGGCCCGGCTCAGGCCCCTGCCGCCGTTCGAGCAGCACCTGCTCGACGCGCACGGGCACTTCCTGGCCGAGGACATCACGGCCGAGCGGGACCTGCCCGCCTTCGACAACTCCGCCATGGACGGCTATGCCGTGCGGCTGGTGGACGTGCTGGGCGCGAGCGAGCAGAACCCGGTGATCCTCTCGGTCGAGCAGGAACTGCCGGCCGGCATCGCGCCCAGCGAGACCGAAGTCGAGCCCGGCACCTGCGCCCGGATCATGACCGGGGCGCCGGTGCCGCCCGGCGCCGACGCGATCGTGCCGGTGGAGTGGACCGACGCCGGCGCGGTGGGCGACGGCAGCGTGCGCGTGAGCCGGGCCCCCGGCATCGGCCAGCACATCCGTACCGTCGGCGAGGACGTGCGGGCGGACCAGGTCGTGCTCACCGCGGGCACGTATCTGGGGTCGCGTCAGATCGGCTTGCTCGCCGCGATCGGCCGCGACCTGGTCGCGGTGCGCCCGGCTCCCCGGGTAGTGGTGCTCTCCACCGGAGCCGAACTGGTGGAGCCCGGCGCCGAAGCGGCCCCCGGGCAGATCCACGACTCCAACAGCTATACCTTGGCCACTGCGGCCAAGGAGACCGGCGCCGAGGTCTACCGCGTCGGCATGGTCCCGGATGACGGCAAGGCTCTGCTCGACGCGATCGAGGACCAGCTCATCCGGGCCGACCTCGTGATCACCAGCGGTGGCGTGAGCATGGGCGCCTACGAGGTGGTCAAGGAGACGCTCAGCCGACTCGGCACGGTCGAGTTCGTCAAGGTGGCCATGCAGCCGGGCATGCCCCAGGGCTTCGGAGTGATCGGCCCGGACGAGACGCCGATCTTCACGCTTCCCGGAAACCCGGTCTCCGCCTTCGTCTCCTTCGAGATCTTCGTCAAGCCGGCCCTGCGCGCCCTGCAGGGCCTCGGTCCGCACGAGGATGAGACGCAGACGGCGGTGGCCGCCGAATCCTTCGACTCTCCCGAGGGGCGCCGGCAGTTCCTCCGCGGCCGCCTGGTGCGTTCCACCGACAACGGGGAGCACGCCGTCACCCGCGTCGGGCTCGCCTCCGGCTCGGGATCGCACCTGATGGGCGGCCTCGCCCACGCCGACTGCCTGATAGTGGTACCCGAGCAGGTCACCCGGGTCGAGCAGGGCGAGCAGATCAGCATCCTCAAATTGGAGTCGGTGTGA